From a single Canis lupus baileyi chromosome 14, mCanLup2.hap1, whole genome shotgun sequence genomic region:
- the LOC140604298 gene encoding uncharacterized protein isoform X1 produces the protein MWGRILADRSPGLLRTRGPAVYDSGRHGATSTMTGVRLPQDPLEDPGGAVQSHIHLSRGYSERQGAPSRVSAGPVTVQGHRPPGLSAELCQETRRVDKWIKMLKRWDHYLPSEKLGWVYKGVPPQVRGEVCLRLLTRLRPGMPGNTRWGPSTPRGPSVPSPPGLTPHVSSPPGLILHVPPFFRADPLSPPLQADPPCPLPTWADPPCPLAAQG, from the exons atgtggggccgcatcctcgctgacaggagccccggcctcctcaggacccgcg gacccgctgtaTATGACTCAGGAAGACATGGGGCCACGTCCACCATGACAGGAgtccggcttcctcaggacccgctggagGATCCTGGAGGCGCTGTTCAGAGTCACATCCACCTCAGCAGGGGCTACTCAGAACGACAAG GTGCACCAAGCAGGGTCTCCGCAGGACCTGTCACTGTGCAAGGTCACCGACCACCAGGGCTTTCTGCA GAACTCTGCCAGGAGACCCGGCGCgtggacaaatggataaaaatgctcAAGCGATGGGACCACTACCTCCCCAGCGAGAAG CTGGGGTGGGTCTACAAGGGGGTCCCGCCCCAGGTGCGGGGAGAGGTGTGCCTGCGATTGCTGACCAGATTAAGGCCAGGAATGCCAGGAAATACCAGGTGGGGCCCTTCCACTCCCCGTGgaccctcagtcccctccccaccagggctgACCCCCCATGTCTCCTCCCCACCCGGGCTGATCCTCCATGTGCCCCCCTTTTTcagggctgaccccctgtcccctcccctccaggctgaccccccgtgtcccctccccacctgggctgatcctcCATGTCCGCTCGCTGCCCAAGGCTAA